The following coding sequences lie in one bacterium genomic window:
- a CDS encoding response regulator transcription factor produces MAPRPRILIVDDEKPIATLLAQTFANEGFEVANAHDGIDCMNKMASFQPDVVIMDIMMPKLDGVDATRLIRRNRMQGGTLIVALSARADEETRARMKEAGADLFMRKPFVIAKLVDRVGRMLAARSGKV; encoded by the coding sequence ATGGCCCCGCGCCCGAGAATCCTGATCGTGGATGACGAGAAGCCCATCGCCACCCTGCTGGCGCAGACCTTCGCCAATGAAGGATTCGAGGTGGCGAATGCCCACGACGGGATCGACTGCATGAACAAGATGGCCTCGTTCCAGCCGGACGTGGTGATCATGGACATCATGATGCCGAAGCTGGATGGCGTCGATGCCACGCGCCTGATCCGACGCAACCGCATGCAGGGCGGCACGCTGATCGTGGCCCTGTCGGCCCGCGCGGACGAGGAGACGAGGGCCCGCATGAAGGAAGCCGGCGCCGACCTGTTCATGCGCAAGCCCTTCGTGATCGCCAAGCTGGTGGATCGCGTCGGTCGCATGCTGGCCGCTCGGTCGGGAAAGGTGTAG
- a CDS encoding CPBP family intramembrane metalloprotease has protein sequence MFDLRNLRATTATGLWESWSRGRVLALAFLLVLGNFAFQLAWYDRVGGLFAPVAAGAIGGVFLPLLVLGWRWRWRRAHDFGLDRPTPVAAAGAVLMALAALAPGSLLAYLSLKLHPVDAQWLANYTQNLPVSATEIAVAAFAVVICGPLAEEIIFRGLIHRVFSRTWGPWPAIAASSIVFGLVHGEPWYLLGLIGVGLMLAFIWEATGSLTACWLAHAVHNGISLGVMVAEGPAGAEPTTPTPVDLALAAGSLVMLVLVGRWLRRAAAP, from the coding sequence ATGTTCGACCTGCGCAACCTGCGGGCCACAACCGCCACCGGCCTCTGGGAGAGCTGGAGCCGCGGCCGCGTGCTGGCCCTGGCCTTCCTGCTGGTGCTCGGCAACTTCGCCTTCCAGCTGGCCTGGTACGACCGCGTCGGCGGCCTGTTCGCCCCCGTGGCGGCGGGCGCGATCGGCGGCGTCTTCCTGCCCTTGCTGGTGCTCGGCTGGCGCTGGCGCTGGCGCCGGGCCCACGACTTCGGGCTGGACCGGCCGACGCCGGTGGCCGCCGCCGGCGCGGTCCTGATGGCCCTGGCCGCGCTGGCGCCCGGTTCGCTGCTGGCCTACCTGTCGTTGAAGCTGCATCCGGTCGATGCGCAGTGGCTGGCGAACTACACCCAGAACCTGCCGGTCTCGGCGACGGAGATCGCCGTCGCGGCCTTCGCCGTCGTCATCTGCGGCCCCCTGGCCGAGGAGATCATCTTCCGCGGGCTCATCCACCGCGTCTTCAGCCGCACCTGGGGACCCTGGCCGGCGATCGCGGCCTCGTCCATCGTCTTCGGACTGGTGCACGGGGAGCCCTGGTACCTGCTGGGGCTGATCGGCGTCGGCCTGATGCTGGCGTTCATCTGGGAGGCGACCGGTTCACTCACCGCCTGCTGGCTGGCCCACGCCGTTCACAACGGGATTTCGCTGGGTGTGATGGTGGCCGAAGGTCCGGCCGGCGCGGAGCCGACGACACCGACGCCGGTGGACCTGGCGCTGGCGGCAGGCTCGCTGGTGATGCTGGTCCTGGTCGGCCGCTGGCTGCGGCGGGCGGCGGCACCCTGA
- a CDS encoding response regulator, producing MAAKARILVADDEPHIRRILQFLLEQEGFEVRLAEDGEEAWQAVASFRPDLVLLDVMMPRRDGFSVLEIIRAGFETARLPVILLTAKSDAADKVLGLRGGANDYIVKPFSHDELLLRVSNLLEATRREREANPLTGLPGNRAIEREIQTRLGRGDDFALMYVDIDRFKSFNDHYGYARGDRAISYTAGVLVGCAQKYGPGGVFVGHVGGDDFVVATASEGAGELGRRIIEEFDAGVVALHDAPDAERGYLEVENRAGVRERFPLIALTVALITDVRGRFTHPAELSDTLAELKKYGKANPRSVVVRERRTRLGDPELIMTSGTSAGIPGPGSDDPTPKS from the coding sequence ATGGCCGCCAAAGCCCGGATTCTCGTCGCCGATGACGAGCCGCACATCCGGAGAATCCTCCAGTTCCTGCTCGAACAGGAGGGTTTCGAGGTACGTCTGGCCGAGGACGGTGAAGAAGCCTGGCAGGCCGTGGCCAGCTTCCGACCGGACCTCGTCCTGCTGGATGTCATGATGCCCCGCCGGGACGGATTTTCCGTCCTCGAGATCATTCGTGCCGGGTTCGAGACGGCACGGCTGCCGGTGATCCTGCTGACGGCCAAGAGCGACGCCGCCGACAAGGTCCTCGGCCTGCGCGGCGGAGCCAACGACTACATCGTCAAACCCTTCAGCCACGACGAGTTGCTGCTGCGGGTGAGCAATCTACTTGAAGCCACGCGCCGGGAGCGGGAAGCCAACCCGCTGACCGGGCTGCCGGGCAACCGGGCGATCGAGCGCGAGATCCAGACACGGCTGGGCCGGGGCGACGACTTCGCGCTGATGTACGTCGACATCGACCGCTTCAAGAGCTTCAACGACCACTACGGCTACGCGCGCGGCGATCGCGCCATTTCGTACACCGCCGGCGTCCTGGTCGGCTGCGCCCAGAAGTACGGCCCCGGAGGGGTGTTTGTCGGGCATGTGGGCGGCGACGATTTCGTGGTTGCGACCGCGTCGGAAGGCGCCGGCGAACTGGGTCGCCGGATCATCGAGGAGTTCGATGCCGGCGTGGTGGCCCTGCACGACGCGCCGGACGCGGAGCGGGGGTATCTCGAGGTCGAGAATCGGGCCGGTGTCCGCGAACGATTCCCGCTCATCGCGCTGACCGTCGCCCTCATCACCGACGTCAGGGGCCGCTTCACGCATCCGGCCGAACTGAGCGACACCCTGGCCGAACTCAAGAAGTACGGCAAGGCGAACCCCCGCAGCGTCGTCGTGCGCGAGCGCCGGACGCGGCTGGGGGATCCCGAACTGATCATGACCTCAGGCACGAGCGCGGGCATCCCTGGCCCGGGCTCCGACGACCCGACACCGAAGTCCTGA
- a CDS encoding HD domain-containing protein, translating into MQTITSTPSERARDVNAVAEFWSRLSLAGESPLVVDTMEAALESLRLVPGSAGVAVAIDPLQAAALDATWDTGRPWCLATAPDGSSGWSAPAGGWPAVRSAAAGRSNWSQAPLAGAVTVVAAGEPPVMVLAMAGEAGPAADAARRQVLAPVAASAMAALSSLAALAALQAEVVRLAGENHALGRLNRLQGRFVAMASHDFNAPLTAITAYTEVLLGQVGNEGFPHAVEFLGVIRSESGRLLRMVDRILDFTRVEFGPQLMTLEPVELSTLVHEAVRALAPSSNARGLQVAVEAPAFLPRAEVDADLIRQVIVNLLGNAVKYTPAGGHVRIVLSEEEASVAVSVQDDGPGIPSEDIRRIFREFYRAEGAAQQAEGSGLGLSIARHIVQLHGGHIEARRLPQGGSEFRFLVPKEMGELAAMPQVTGLQVSPEKASQLISVVLRTVAELSGSLAVVLMLGDGRGALVPVGSLGLRHETRRLRPVILTEAWRRFLLDGRAQRDPGSIVGDLNLGASGDMEERLYCPLVDGEEPVGVIIAGRRTGEAGYGAPERQQLEVLARIITTALRHFEGNEQRVLEALQVLLQTRRTGIPTSTPEALHLVARLARSLGLGVPDARRLLYAATLHDAGMARVEDEIVLGAAPLSWDERDEVDRHVEQGCDLVAPLLPDPAVRSLIRHHHERMDGSGHPDGLSGESIPLGARILAVVDAWFSLTKDRPFRTGLDPAAAMAEIRANVGTQFDPHVVDAFEELMATPESGTT; encoded by the coding sequence ATGCAGACCATCACCTCCACACCGAGTGAAAGGGCGCGCGACGTCAATGCCGTCGCGGAGTTCTGGTCGCGCCTGTCGCTCGCCGGCGAGTCGCCGCTCGTGGTCGACACCATGGAGGCGGCGCTGGAGTCGTTGCGCCTCGTGCCCGGCTCGGCAGGCGTGGCAGTGGCGATCGACCCGCTGCAGGCCGCGGCCCTCGACGCCACCTGGGACACGGGCCGGCCCTGGTGCCTGGCCACCGCCCCGGACGGCAGTTCCGGCTGGAGCGCGCCGGCGGGCGGATGGCCCGCCGTGCGCTCGGCCGCAGCCGGCCGCAGCAACTGGTCGCAGGCGCCGCTGGCCGGCGCGGTGACCGTGGTGGCGGCCGGTGAACCGCCCGTCATGGTTCTGGCGATGGCGGGCGAAGCGGGGCCCGCAGCCGACGCGGCCCGACGGCAGGTGCTGGCACCGGTCGCAGCCTCGGCGATGGCGGCACTCAGTTCGCTGGCGGCACTGGCGGCGCTGCAGGCGGAAGTGGTCCGCCTGGCCGGCGAGAATCACGCCCTGGGCCGCCTGAACCGGCTCCAGGGCCGGTTCGTCGCCATGGCCAGCCACGATTTCAATGCGCCGCTCACGGCGATCACGGCCTACACCGAGGTGCTCCTGGGGCAGGTCGGCAACGAAGGCTTCCCGCACGCGGTCGAGTTCCTCGGTGTGATCCGCTCCGAGTCCGGCCGCCTGCTGCGCATGGTCGACCGCATCCTCGATTTCACGCGCGTCGAGTTCGGCCCGCAACTCATGACGCTCGAACCGGTCGAACTGTCGACGCTGGTTCACGAGGCCGTGCGCGCCCTGGCTCCCTCGAGCAACGCCCGCGGCCTGCAGGTGGCCGTCGAAGCGCCGGCGTTCCTGCCGCGCGCCGAAGTGGACGCCGACCTGATCCGTCAGGTGATCGTCAATCTGCTCGGCAACGCCGTGAAGTACACGCCCGCCGGCGGACACGTGCGCATCGTGCTGTCCGAGGAAGAGGCCTCCGTCGCGGTCAGCGTGCAAGACGACGGGCCCGGCATCCCGAGCGAGGACATCCGCCGCATCTTCCGCGAGTTCTACCGCGCCGAAGGCGCCGCGCAGCAGGCGGAAGGCTCGGGGCTCGGCCTGAGCATCGCGCGGCATATCGTGCAGTTGCACGGCGGGCACATCGAGGCGCGTCGCCTGCCGCAGGGCGGCAGCGAGTTCCGCTTCCTGGTGCCGAAGGAAATGGGCGAGCTGGCTGCCATGCCGCAGGTGACCGGACTGCAGGTGTCGCCCGAGAAGGCGTCGCAGCTGATCTCGGTGGTGCTGCGGACGGTCGCCGAGCTGTCCGGTTCGCTCGCGGTCGTGTTGATGCTGGGCGATGGGCGCGGCGCGCTGGTGCCGGTCGGCTCGCTTGGCCTGCGCCACGAGACGCGCCGGTTGCGGCCGGTCATCCTGACCGAGGCCTGGCGTCGGTTCCTGCTCGACGGGCGTGCGCAGAGGGATCCCGGCTCCATCGTCGGTGACCTCAACCTGGGCGCTTCCGGGGACATGGAGGAACGCCTCTACTGTCCGCTCGTTGACGGCGAGGAGCCTGTGGGCGTGATCATCGCCGGGCGCCGAACCGGCGAGGCCGGCTATGGCGCGCCCGAGCGCCAGCAGCTTGAGGTGCTGGCGCGCATCATCACGACGGCGCTGCGCCACTTCGAGGGCAACGAGCAGCGCGTGCTGGAGGCGTTGCAGGTTCTCCTGCAGACGCGCCGCACCGGCATTCCGACCTCGACCCCCGAAGCGCTGCACCTGGTGGCGCGCCTGGCCCGTTCACTCGGCCTGGGTGTGCCGGATGCGCGCCGGCTCCTGTATGCCGCGACCCTGCACGACGCCGGGATGGCGCGCGTCGAGGACGAGATCGTGCTGGGCGCCGCGCCGCTGAGCTGGGATGAACGGGACGAAGTGGACCGACATGTCGAACAGGGCTGCGACCTGGTCGCGCCGCTGCTGCCGGATCCCGCCGTGCGCAGCCTCATTCGCCACCATCACGAACGCATGGACGGCAGTGGCCATCCGGACGGCCTGTCCGGCGAGAGCATCCCGCTGGGGGCGCGCATCCTGGCCGTCGTCGATGCCTGGTTCTCGTTGACCAAGGACAGGCCCTTCCGCACCGGACTGGATCCCGCGGCGGCAATGGCCGAGATCCGTGCCAATGTCGGCACGCAGTTCGATCCGCACGTCGTCGATGCCTTCGAGGAACTCATGGCGACGCCGGAGTCCGGGACGACCTGA
- a CDS encoding NAD(P)H-hydrate dehydratase — translation MRVCTAKQMAAIDRATIDGGVPASELMERAGRALADHVLEFVAEHADSGHGHDHGHDHGHDHDHAHACGDSACEGHEGGSDEAGGATVLVVCGKGNNGGDGLVVARLVHEEGLAAIVLLLAGPKELSKEALKNLERLPDGVEVVAPPPEAWVEAYDELSGEATVVVDAVLGTGRQGALGRELAALFRAMNDAAVPTLAVDVPSGVNGDDGTVDPVAVAADVTVTIGLPKLGLLLPPGRDYAGRLEVVDIGFDPAVCGKLAGPWHWLQRQDYLGLLPPRPTSVHKGQCGSLVVLAGSRAYGGAAHLAALGGLRSGAGLVTVAAPAGLETALRVALPEALVRPLAETAAGTLAPPEARDVDALLAGADALVIGPGLGDDPATDAWVRDLLLRSTLPMVVDADGLNALARGGVTPAFGGRQVVLTPHPGEFARLAGLPVAEVAARRLELAAWAADTWGAVVVLKGSPAFIGVPGEGAFVNATGDDALARGGSGDVLAGLIAGLLAQGLPARDAALLGCYVHGLAGTAAAREMSSRGVLVREVAAAIGPQWLALEREASGVAELRERLWPSLPPEGAR, via the coding sequence ATGAGGGTGTGCACGGCGAAGCAGATGGCGGCCATTGATCGTGCCACGATCGACGGCGGCGTGCCGGCCTCGGAACTGATGGAACGCGCCGGCCGGGCCCTGGCCGACCACGTGCTGGAATTCGTGGCCGAGCACGCCGACAGCGGGCACGGGCACGATCATGGCCACGACCACGGCCACGACCACGACCACGCCCACGCGTGCGGCGACAGTGCCTGCGAAGGGCACGAGGGCGGTAGCGACGAGGCCGGCGGCGCCACGGTGCTGGTCGTCTGCGGCAAGGGGAACAACGGCGGTGACGGCCTGGTCGTGGCGCGCCTGGTGCACGAGGAAGGACTGGCCGCGATCGTGCTGCTGCTGGCCGGGCCGAAGGAACTCTCGAAGGAAGCACTGAAGAACCTGGAGCGCCTGCCCGATGGCGTGGAGGTCGTGGCGCCGCCGCCCGAGGCCTGGGTCGAGGCCTATGACGAGTTGTCGGGAGAGGCGACGGTGGTCGTCGACGCCGTGCTCGGGACGGGCAGGCAGGGCGCCCTGGGTCGTGAACTGGCGGCGCTGTTCCGCGCGATGAATGATGCCGCGGTGCCCACGCTGGCGGTGGACGTGCCGTCCGGCGTGAACGGTGACGACGGCACGGTCGATCCCGTGGCCGTGGCGGCCGACGTGACGGTGACCATCGGGCTGCCCAAGCTGGGCCTGCTGCTGCCGCCGGGGCGCGACTACGCCGGTCGGCTCGAGGTCGTGGACATCGGCTTCGACCCTGCGGTGTGCGGGAAACTGGCGGGACCGTGGCACTGGCTGCAGCGTCAGGACTACCTGGGCCTGCTGCCGCCGCGCCCGACGTCCGTGCACAAGGGGCAGTGCGGCAGCCTGGTCGTGCTCGCCGGCTCGCGGGCCTACGGTGGCGCCGCGCACCTGGCCGCCCTTGGCGGCCTGCGCTCGGGTGCCGGGCTGGTGACCGTGGCGGCGCCGGCCGGGCTCGAGACGGCCCTGCGCGTGGCGCTTCCTGAGGCCCTGGTTCGCCCGCTGGCAGAGACTGCAGCCGGGACGCTGGCGCCGCCGGAAGCGCGTGACGTCGACGCCCTGCTGGCCGGCGCCGACGCGCTCGTGATCGGGCCGGGACTCGGCGATGATCCCGCGACCGATGCCTGGGTGCGCGACCTGCTGCTGCGCTCGACCTTGCCGATGGTCGTCGATGCCGATGGCCTCAATGCGCTGGCGCGCGGCGGCGTGACGCCTGCCTTTGGTGGCCGCCAGGTGGTCCTGACGCCGCATCCCGGCGAATTCGCCCGGCTGGCGGGACTGCCGGTCGCGGAGGTCGCGGCGCGGCGCCTGGAACTGGCGGCGTGGGCGGCCGACACCTGGGGCGCCGTGGTTGTCCTCAAGGGCTCGCCGGCCTTCATCGGCGTGCCCGGCGAGGGCGCGTTCGTCAACGCGACCGGCGACGATGCTCTGGCGCGCGGCGGCTCCGGCGACGTCCTGGCCGGCCTGATCGCGGGCCTCCTGGCGCAGGGGCTTCCGGCCCGCGATGCGGCACTGCTTGGCTGCTATGTCCACGGGCTGGCCGGCACCGCGGCAGCCCGCGAGATGTCGAGTCGCGGCGTGCTCGTGCGCGAGGTCGCCGCCGCGATCGGGCCGCAGTGGCTGGCCCTCGAACGCGAGGCGAGCGGTGTGGCTGAACTGCGCGAACGGCTGTGGCCCTCGCTGCCGCCGGAGGGTGCGCGGTGA
- a CDS encoding HAD-IA family hydrolase, translated as MKGAGVAARAIDAVIFDLDNTLTDFMKAKEESIAAAVDAMIDTGLPVKRREAIDGIFAIYRDKGIEHQRVFNFFLEQTIGRTDDRVLAAAVIAYRRARDASLVLYPHANFVLNRLLKDGYKLAVVSDAPRFEAWLRLTALGLQHAFDVVLTFDDTGHRKPDPEGFRMALEQLGVSADRALVIGDWKERDILGGRNAGLHTVYARYGDLYSQYADKVAGQGPEPDYVVDDLMQLLDVLAKLNQGTTDERARA; from the coding sequence ATGAAAGGTGCCGGTGTGGCAGCACGCGCGATCGATGCGGTGATCTTCGACCTCGACAATACCCTGACCGACTTCATGAAGGCGAAGGAGGAATCCATCGCCGCCGCGGTCGACGCCATGATCGACACCGGCCTGCCGGTGAAGAGGCGCGAGGCCATCGACGGCATCTTCGCCATCTATCGCGACAAGGGCATCGAGCATCAGCGGGTGTTCAACTTCTTCCTCGAGCAGACCATCGGCCGTACCGACGACCGGGTGCTGGCCGCCGCCGTGATCGCCTACCGGCGCGCGCGCGATGCCTCGCTGGTGCTCTATCCGCACGCCAACTTCGTGCTCAATCGCCTGCTGAAGGACGGGTACAAGCTGGCCGTGGTCAGCGACGCACCGCGGTTCGAGGCCTGGCTGCGCCTGACGGCGCTGGGTCTGCAGCACGCCTTCGATGTGGTGCTGACCTTCGACGACACCGGGCATCGCAAGCCGGACCCCGAGGGCTTCCGCATGGCGCTCGAGCAGCTAGGCGTGTCGGCGGACCGGGCCCTGGTCATCGGCGACTGGAAGGAACGCGATATCCTGGGCGGGCGGAACGCGGGACTGCACACGGTCTATGCCCGCTACGGCGACCTCTATTCGCAGTACGCCGACAAGGTGGCCGGGCAGGGGCCCGAGCCGGACTATGTGGTCGACGACCTGATGCAGCTGCTGGATGTGCTGGCGAAGCTCAACCAGGGGACGACGGACGAAAGGGCGCGGGCATGA
- a CDS encoding GAF domain-containing protein translates to MPSARVTARFASLLAAMVAGAALLAAVRGDGAMTAVAGILLAGLAGLLRWPMSPVAAAADTVTPGVGEADPAAPWRARVRALERILAASNRLNSTYARGELADRVVATVVELGGFRRAYLSLWDDTVHAFVARSFAGLDAEEVAALAAAPVPLGVFAELTSPQHRYSNCFLVPGGPGTDQTAPAAGPWGNGLRLVAPLVAASGERFGFLCLADPVDGRVPDPDRLRLLEFLLQQSSTALESAEIYDRLAARNAELSAASRKLDSLAKMKRNFVANVSHELRTPLTSISAYSELLQSNLDSLSGESLAEFLRVIHTESQRLGGVINDILEISSMEKGRPALHTAEVDLAQLLRRQSESWSRRAHERGLELVVESGEAPIWLPADQVLLRQMLDHLVDNAIKFTSDGGRVTITVSEAGTAARMTVEDTGIGIPDDKLGEIFQSFFQVDGSATRAHNGQGVGLAICHDIVQHHDGRIWAENVEPKGARFTVLLPRRAPVVLNREQENVGAGGLEPGEFLQRLMHWVGGSLGVQTAALMVPDEDGQALVVRAAIGLPGAVVQGARLRRGAGYAGRVWATGRTLLITDLNAGPDGPRESNEPRYTTPSLLCVPLHEGDRCVGVLTVNNKIDGTALDDDDRLLMEGLAPRVAGLLERFASWNREGLSLQQVRYALRATTAVGQPCRESLHGICREICLATARRLGFDQEDLAALAFALPYYDVGLSRVPPQLLARAGRLDEAEERLVQGHVAAGLEILAPLAVDPRVRRLIRHHHENVDGTGYPAGLAGEAIPVGARLLRLTDTLAALLSRRPWRGAWTLEAATAELRDHSGSRYCPRLTPEFLVEVDSRRERILALQVDAGMAGELRRPVLDREGMVSVRD, encoded by the coding sequence ATGCCCTCGGCACGCGTCACAGCCCGCTTCGCTTCGCTGCTTGCCGCCATGGTGGCGGGCGCGGCGCTGCTGGCTGCCGTACGCGGCGACGGGGCGATGACCGCGGTCGCCGGCATCCTGCTGGCCGGGCTGGCCGGGCTCCTGCGCTGGCCGATGTCCCCTGTCGCGGCGGCCGCGGACACAGTGACGCCTGGTGTCGGTGAAGCCGACCCCGCTGCCCCGTGGCGTGCGAGGGTCCGCGCACTCGAGCGTATCCTGGCCGCCTCGAACCGCCTGAACTCGACGTACGCGCGCGGTGAACTGGCCGACCGGGTGGTCGCGACCGTGGTCGAACTGGGCGGCTTCAGGCGCGCATACCTGAGCCTCTGGGACGACACGGTGCATGCCTTCGTCGCCCGCTCCTTCGCCGGTCTCGATGCGGAAGAGGTGGCGGCGCTGGCGGCCGCTCCCGTCCCGCTGGGCGTCTTCGCGGAGTTGACGTCCCCGCAGCACCGCTACTCGAACTGTTTCCTGGTGCCGGGCGGCCCCGGCACGGACCAGACGGCTCCGGCGGCCGGGCCCTGGGGCAACGGCCTGCGCCTGGTGGCGCCTCTGGTCGCCGCTTCCGGTGAACGATTCGGCTTCCTGTGCCTTGCCGACCCCGTCGACGGTCGCGTTCCCGATCCCGACCGCCTGCGCCTGCTCGAGTTCCTGCTGCAGCAATCGTCCACGGCGCTGGAATCCGCGGAGATCTATGACCGGCTCGCGGCCCGCAACGCCGAACTCTCCGCGGCGTCGCGCAAGCTCGACAGCCTGGCCAAGATGAAGCGCAATTTCGTGGCGAACGTGAGTCACGAACTGCGCACGCCGCTCACCTCGATCTCCGCCTACAGCGAACTGCTGCAGTCGAACCTGGACAGCCTGTCGGGTGAATCGCTGGCCGAGTTCCTGCGCGTGATCCACACCGAGAGCCAGCGGCTCGGCGGCGTGATCAACGACATCCTCGAGATCAGCAGCATGGAGAAGGGGCGTCCGGCTCTCCACACGGCCGAGGTCGACCTGGCGCAGCTGCTGCGGCGCCAGTCGGAAAGCTGGTCGCGCCGGGCACATGAGCGTGGTTTGGAACTGGTTGTCGAGTCCGGCGAGGCGCCGATCTGGCTGCCTGCCGACCAGGTCCTGTTGCGCCAGATGCTGGACCATCTGGTCGACAACGCCATCAAGTTCACCTCGGACGGCGGCCGCGTGACGATCACGGTGAGCGAAGCCGGCACGGCGGCACGCATGACCGTCGAGGACACGGGCATCGGCATACCCGACGACAAGCTCGGCGAGATCTTCCAGTCGTTCTTCCAGGTCGATGGTTCCGCCACGCGCGCCCACAACGGGCAGGGCGTCGGCCTGGCGATCTGCCACGACATCGTGCAGCATCACGATGGCCGCATCTGGGCGGAGAATGTCGAACCGAAGGGCGCGCGGTTCACCGTGCTGTTGCCGCGCCGGGCGCCGGTCGTGCTCAATCGCGAGCAGGAGAACGTCGGTGCAGGCGGCCTCGAGCCGGGCGAGTTCCTGCAGCGCCTCATGCACTGGGTCGGCGGCAGTCTCGGCGTGCAGACGGCTGCCTTGATGGTCCCGGACGAGGACGGGCAGGCGCTGGTGGTCCGTGCCGCCATCGGCTTGCCGGGTGCGGTGGTGCAGGGCGCCCGCCTGCGTCGCGGCGCCGGCTACGCGGGTCGTGTCTGGGCGACCGGTCGTACGTTGCTGATCACCGACCTCAACGCCGGGCCGGACGGACCGCGTGAATCGAACGAGCCGCGCTACACGACACCGTCGCTGCTTTGCGTCCCCCTGCACGAGGGTGATCGCTGCGTGGGCGTCCTGACGGTCAACAACAAGATCGACGGCACGGCACTCGACGACGACGATCGCCTGTTGATGGAGGGCCTGGCGCCGCGCGTGGCCGGGCTGCTGGAGCGTTTCGCCTCCTGGAACCGCGAAGGGCTCTCGCTGCAACAGGTCCGCTACGCCCTGAGGGCGACGACAGCCGTCGGCCAGCCCTGTCGCGAGAGCCTGCACGGTATCTGCCGCGAGATCTGCCTGGCGACGGCGCGCCGGCTCGGCTTCGACCAGGAGGACCTGGCGGCGCTGGCGTTCGCGCTCCCTTACTACGACGTGGGGCTCAGCCGGGTGCCGCCGCAGCTGCTGGCCCGGGCGGGACGACTCGATGAAGCGGAGGAAAGGCTGGTCCAGGGTCACGTCGCGGCCGGCCTGGAGATCCTGGCGCCGCTTGCCGTGGATCCGCGCGTCCGGCGCCTGATCCGTCACCACCACGAGAATGTCGATGGCACCGGCTACCCGGCCGGCCTGGCCGGCGAGGCCATCCCGGTCGGGGCGCGCCTGCTGCGGTTGACCGACACCCTGGCGGCCCTGCTCAGCCGGCGGCCGTGGCGCGGCGCCTGGACCCTGGAAGCGGCCACAGCCGAGCTGCGTGACCATTCCGGCAGCCGCTACTGTCCGCGGCTGACGCCCGAATTCCTGGTGGAAGTGGACTCGCGGCGCGAACGCATCCTTGCGCTGCAGGTTGACGCGGGCATGGCCGGCGAACTGCGTCGCCCCGTTCTCGATCGTGAAGGGATGGTCTCGGTCCGGGACTAG